TTACTGTATGGTGTTGTGTCTATTTTCAGCACGCTAATCGGAGGAAAGCTGGCTATCGGAGACGGGATGAGAAAAATTCGCTATGTGCTTCTGGCTCAAGCTGTCATCTTGGTGTCACTTTATTTTACTTCCGGCTCTCTTGTTGGGGGACTTGTCAGCATCTCATTCATGGCTCTTGTTGTTTATCTTATGAACTCGACGATGCAGTTGTACTTCATTGATTTTGCCGATGAGCATGTTCCGGAGGCAAGAGACTTAGCCTCGTCCTTAACCTCCGTTGCCAACAATGTTGGCATTGCGATCGGATCCGCTTTAGGTGGATTTGTCACTACAAACATGAAGCTTATTGATCTATCCTGGTCTGGGGGGATTGTGGCCGTACTCGCGGCAGTGTTAGCATGGGTCAACTATCGTTTGAAGCAAGGAACTGCCAGTACGACTAAAGAGAATAATGCACTGCGTGAGCAATACGAAGGAAATATATAATTAAGACATATAAAGCAGGAGGTAATTTGGAAAAGTACCTCCTGCTTTTCGAGTATCAAAAGAGCCCGATCAAAGGCAAGGTTAATGGTAAATGGGCAGATTGTAGCTTTTTATGCATTCTTGTGATTTGTGTACAATACTTCATCGGGAAAGTTTTCGATATAGTTGGTTCCAAAATCGCATAACATCATGAGCATAGGGGCAAGTTGCTCACCTAGCTGAGATAAGCAATATTCCACTTTTGGCGGTGAAACAGGATAAACCTTGCGAACAATAAGTCCGTCGCTTTCTAGCATTCTTAGCTGCATCGTAAGCATACGTTGGGTTGCTTCAGGAAGTTCCCGTCGCAGCTCATTATACCGTACTGGACCTTTTGCTAAGCGGTTTAAAATGGATATCTTCCATTTCCCACTGATTAAGCCGAGTACAATTTCCGAGGTACACCGATATTCTTTGTCTCTAAAGTTTATCATCTGTCGACACATCCTTTTTAGAAAAGATTGTGTAAAAGTAAGTTGTCTCTCTTCAGCCAATTCGAATTACATACCATTCATTCCATATATTATGTTCAAGCACTTAATTCTTGTCAAGGACTTCTGGACCGATTAGTATGAAATTAATAAAGGAGGTCTAGCCTGAGATAGCCTCTGAGATAAGATTCGAGAAGAAATCCTCATTCCCCTTCTCTTTCCCCTATTTCCTAAAACAAAAAAAGTCGAGCAAATGTCAGATTATAATCCTGGATCTGCTCAACTGTAATACGACCTTATTTGCTTGGATACAAATTTGGTTTAGATCGATGTGAGTATATTTTTCGACTCACAGTCAGGTAAAAATTGCTTTAATCTCCCTTGGCAAGCAGGTTAACGGCCGTTCCAACCCAACCGGCGTTTTGCGCTTCTGGAACTCAGCCATTAACTTGAACATTCCCTCCAAGAAATTCATGACTATATATATCGGAGATTTTGTCCAGCACACGCTGCGCATGTTCTGTAAATTTCAAGTCCGCAATCCGATCTTTGAACAGAAACACGCCAGTCTCATTGCTGTTTTTGCCCAGAGCTCCCTCATATAATAGTTTGGCTCCATGAGTAGGCGGAGAGGAAAAAAACTTCATAAACAGTTCAAACCCTGCGGTCAGTCCGGAATCTTTTCCTTTTCTTAGCGTGTTGTTAATGCCCGGGTCAACGCTGCGGATCTTGATGCCTTCCTTGGCAAGCTGCGATGCGACGGCTTGGGTCCACAACGAAAGAGCCAGCTTTGAAGTCGCATATGGTCCATACATTTTGCGGAAGGTTTTGGGATGCTCCAATTTTTCGATCGTAAACTCCTTCGTAAATCTAAACACCTGCGACGAAGTGTTAATCACCGTTTTTAAGCTGCCGTTCTTCAACAGCTCCTTCAATTCCATCAGAATAATATAAGGAACGACCGTCAACAATTCATAATGCAATTCGCGGCCTTGTTTCGAATAGCGCAGCTCACTTAAGCCTCCTCCGGCGTTGTTAAACAAAATATCGATCCACTGTTCCTTGCTTTTTATTTCTTCCAAAGAGTGTCTCAAGCTGTCATAATCGGTGAGATCCTTCACTTTATAGGCTCGGAGCCGTCCGTCCTTGAGATGATTTTGGAGGAATCTATCGTCCTCTGGAAAATCCGACCGGTTTAAAGCAACCACCTGCCAGTTCTCCGACAGCATTTTCCGGGTCAATGCCAACCCGATCCCGTTACTTGCGCCTGTAATCAGTGCAATATGTTCTCGTTGGTTCTTACTCAATTCATGTCCTCCTTCATTCAGAATTTCATCGATTATATGTGCTTATCAGTCGGAGTCGGGCAGGAGGATCAGTTTACCGCGGGCACCCCCGCTCTGGCTGATTTGAACAGCTGAACGCCATTCTTTGAGTTCGAAAGTCTTCGCGACCGGAATAGTGAACTTGCCGTCTGCTGCGAATTGGGCAAAGTCGCTGACAACGTCATAACGTGCGGTATGTAGTTCTCCATAGCTGGTGCGAACGCCAAGTTCAGCGGCTGTGGCGAAATCGCTGACGGTAAGGACATGCTGGGGATGCCTGTTGACGATTTGGACCAGATCTTTCAATGAACCGCTGATTGGCGCCGTATCCAGGGCGAGATCAACCGGCTGCTTTGCCAGTTCGGTCACTCGTTCGACCATTCCATCACCGTACGAGGTAACCAACGCCCCCATTG
Above is a window of Paenibacillus sp. FSL K6-1330 DNA encoding:
- a CDS encoding helix-turn-helix domain-containing protein — its product is MINFRDKEYRCTSEIVLGLISGKWKISILNRLAKGPVRYNELRRELPEATQRMLTMQLRMLESDGLIVRKVYPVSPPKVEYCLSQLGEQLAPMLMMLCDFGTNYIENFPDEVLYTNHKNA
- a CDS encoding SDR family NAD(P)-dependent oxidoreductase; this encodes MSKNQREHIALITGASNGIGLALTRKMLSENWQVVALNRSDFPEDDRFLQNHLKDGRLRAYKVKDLTDYDSLRHSLEEIKSKEQWIDILFNNAGGGLSELRYSKQGRELHYELLTVVPYIILMELKELLKNGSLKTVINTSSQVFRFTKEFTIEKLEHPKTFRKMYGPYATSKLALSLWTQAVASQLAKEGIKIRSVDPGINNTLRKGKDSGLTAGFELFMKFFSSPPTHGAKLLYEGALGKNSNETGVFLFKDRIADLKFTEHAQRVLDKISDIYSHEFLGGNVQVNG